CGAATCAACAGCGACTAACACATATTGGCCCGGCTTTTGATTGATGTCTAAGCTGGCATTTCCGTTTTTGTCGGTCAACCGGCTATATGATACGCCATCTATCTTCATTGAAATGTTTGCATTTGCAACTGGATTTCCTGAAGTGTCAATGAGTGAAATGTAAAACTTTGATTCGTCACCGTAGCGTTTAACCAAATCTTTGGCTATCAGTGTAGGCAAGACTTCTATATTGTTTTCAGTGCTGAAATTCGCATAGCTGGTTCTGATTGTATAGTTGCCAGGATTCAGGTCAATTTCCAATTTGGCCACTCCTTTTTCATCGCTTATTCTGGTATAGTTAATGCCGTCAACCTCAAAGAATATGATTTTATTGGCCTCACCTATTTTAGCTTCAAACATGGAATCGTTTTTATAGATTTTAACCATGTCTTCTGCAATTATTCCAAAATCGAATGTGAAAGCCTTTAAACAGACAACTGCATTTGAAAATTCAGCATAGCATACGCCGCCTGAGTTTTGATAGAGAGCTTTATGGACGTGATGCAGGTCTATCCAGTTGATGCCGTCAGGACTTATGAATGACTGGTTTGGAGAGGAAGACGTATTTGCAATCCATTCATCAACATCACAGCTGACAGGAATAGGATATGTGCAGTTTGGAGTGGTTAATTTTACTGTTATCCTGAAAACATCATTCCTGTTCAGTCCAACGTAATCGCTCAATCTGACTGTATTGTATCCGGGATTGTGAATGACGCCGCATTGGGTGTGTGCAAGATTGCCGTTGACATAAACATAAGCTTCGTAGGTGGAATCTACCCCAAAGGTATATAAGCTGAATGCTGCAAGAGGATAGCTGTTGTTTGAAACGAACTGATTGGAAAACCATGCTGTTTGATTATTGAATCCTAAATTAACGAGTGTTCCGGCAGGATCATAATAATAGTTCTCCTTATAGTTGTCTGTATCCTCCAAATTCACTATTGCATAGGGAATGTTTTCCTTTGAAAGTGTCATGTCATAATATGAGAGGTAGTTGAAGCCCTCGCCTTCATAATAGATTGTCTTATTCAATTTTGTGTCATACCAGCTTGTAGAGAAACTGTTTTTTATTATGAATGCCCCGTCAGGAATGTTTTCACCAAATTTGGAGCCCAGATAGTTATCATCCCATCCGACGATATCGACCACATGTGAAGAAAACTGAGGAAACGGCACTAACGGTGAAACTTCACTTTCAAATGTTGTCCCATTGATTGTCTTGAGTTCAGGCTGAACATATTTATATCCTATAACGACAGAACCGTATTTCAATACAGCAAGTTTTAACTGAGTAATGTCCATTACCGGAAGATATACAACATCCTGAACATGCTTAACGACAGTCAGATTGGTTGGGGATACTTTGGAGCTTTCATTGAAGGGATCGTCACTGGCATTGACAGGTCCTGACCACCTGCTCCAGTATGCAAGGGTTTTGGCAGTTCCTCCGCCTCTGAGAAATACCCAGCCACCTTTTGTATATGGTCCCATTATGTTTTTGTGATGGTTTTCAGAAAAGTTATACAGCAAGTTTTCACTTTTCAGCATATATGACTCCAAAGCACCGATTGCAGCAAAAGCCCAGCAGGAACCTGAATCTTTCTGGTCCTTGACTGGAGACACATATGATACGGTTGTGCCGTTTTCCAGAGTAACGTTTCGCAGGTCATACTTTGCCGGAATGACCGTATCTGTCTCATCAAATACATTGTCAAATACCATCGGCCAAAAGAGAGCATAGATTATATCCTCATCGCCGATGCATGAATTGTTTTCTACAGTGCAGCCTTTCAGATTGGCCTTACCGATTATGGTGTAAATGCTGTCGTCAATTCTGTTTCGGGTGTTTTGAGTGTTGTTTATAATTGTGGTGTTTTCCACATTCACAATGCCGTAATTAAATATTGAGCTTCCATAGCCATAGTCCCCATTTATTGAATTGCTGATGAATCGGGAATTGCTTATATTGCTTTCATATTGATATAA
This genomic interval from uncultured Methanobrevibacter sp. contains the following:
- a CDS encoding lectin like domain-containing protein — translated: MLNKKIMMLVIFLVSLLAVSAVSAADNDTDEVAGMEMSDEVIDEDCGNYLIGANDSDESTFDDLANEINAVEDGGVLNLTKGYRYADGPTGGIKINRSITIDGCGNTLDGKHLSRIFNVTAGNVALKNLKFVNAKFTGNGGAIIWNAKDGILSNCTFEGCYASNGGAVYASFSTLCFIDCFFSGNSAVKGGCMYVEDSIAEFNNVLFINNRASNASAAIFSMLSINSIECCDFINNSVSAKSPFGGAIALYQYESNISNSRFISNSINGDYGYGSSIFNYGIVNVENTTIINNTQNTRNRIDDSIYTIIGKANLKGCTVENNSCIGDEDIIYALFWPMVFDNVFDETDTVIPAKYDLRNVTLENGTTVSYVSPVKDQKDSGSCWAFAAIGALESYMLKSENLLYNFSENHHKNIMGPYTKGGWVFLRGGGTAKTLAYWSRWSGPVNASDDPFNESSKVSPTNLTVVKHVQDVVYLPVMDITQLKLAVLKYGSVVIGYKYVQPELKTINGTTFESEVSPLVPFPQFSSHVVDIVGWDDNYLGSKFGENIPDGAFIIKNSFSTSWYDTKLNKTIYYEGEGFNYLSYYDMTLSKENIPYAIVNLEDTDNYKENYYYDPAGTLVNLGFNNQTAWFSNQFVSNNSYPLAAFSLYTFGVDSTYEAYVYVNGNLAHTQCGVIHNPGYNTVRLSDYVGLNRNDVFRITVKLTTPNCTYPIPVSCDVDEWIANTSSSPNQSFISPDGINWIDLHHVHKALYQNSGGVCYAEFSNAVVCLKAFTFDFGIIAEDMVKIYKNDSMFEAKIGEANKIIFFEVDGINYTRISDEKGVAKLEIDLNPGNYTIRTSYANFSTENNIEVLPTLIAKDLVKRYGDESKFYISLIDTSGNPVANANISMKIDGVSYSRLTDKNGNASLDINQKPGQYVLVAVDSLTGLEMSYDVTVLQAKKSTPKIVANKKTFLTTPKTKKYTIALKDHAGKAIGNAKVTLKLNGKTYKAATNSKGKATFKITNLLKKGSYKATLVYDGSIIYNKATKSVKLTVKKANPKLFAKAKTFKKSVKTKKYTVTLKTNKNKVMKNTKLTLKVNGITYKATTNSKGQATFKITKLTKKGKFDGTIAYKGNAYYNKLTKKVKITVK